The DNA window TAGAGTATCAGATTTATCTCTAAGCCATGGATATGAGTTATTAAACACAAAAGACAGTATAAATCAAAAAGCAGTCGAAGAACTTCATTTGGTGAAGGCAAAGCCAGGAACTGTCTTGTTCCCACGAAGCGGTGCTGCTATTCTTACTAACAGAAAAGTTCTTTTAGCTATAGATGCATACATAGTGTCGCATTTAGCTGCAGTTGAGCCTATTCAGAGTATTCTTGATAGTAAGTATGCTCTTTATGCAATCTTAACTATAGATATGAAGAATCATACAGACAATCCTTCTTATCCATCACTAAAACTTTCTAAAATATCTCAACTCTCCCTCCCCCTCCCCCCTCTTCAAGAACAAAAACGCATAGTCCAATATCTTGAAAAAGTCCATAGCAAAATAAAAGAAATAATTAAAGAAATAGAAAAATCAGAAGAAGAATTAAAACTCCTTGAAAAATCGGTGCTTGACAAAGCTTTTAAAGGTAAACTATAATCTACAATTTCAAAACAATTTCTTTAAAAATCTTTCCCCTATGCTTATA is part of the Leptospiraceae bacterium genome and encodes:
- a CDS encoding restriction endonuclease subunit S, whose translation is RVSDLSLSHGYELLNTKDSINQKAVEELHLVKAKPGTVLFPRSGAAILTNRKVLLAIDAYIVSHLAAVEPIQSILDSKYALYAILTIDMKNHTDNPSYPSLKLSKISQLSLPLPPLQEQKRIVQYLEKVHSKIKEIIKEIEKSEEELKLLEKSVLDKAFKGKL